aaaccgaagcacctggaggaaacccacgcagacacagggcgaatgtgcaaactccacacagacagccacccaaggctggaaacgaacccaggtccctggtgctgtgaatctgcagtgctaaccactgagccaccgtgctgccctaaatttGATTTTATGTAATACTTTGATTTTATGTAAGTATTAACAGTTAAAGAGCAAAACCAAGAGCAATTAAAAGCAGAGAAGTAGACTTGTTTGGAGCTGATCAATTTCTCTATAATACAGGTTGAGGaaccagaaaatttaaaactcaaTATTCAGTATGCTACTACTGTTTAAACTTGAGATTACAGAGCTGTTTCCATTATAAGTCTGAACAAGGTAATTGATAGTAAAATATGACTACAGGAAATAATGTTTTGTCGGTTGCAGGAACATACAAAAATAAGATTTTAAATACTACAAATATTTTCAATTATATCATCAGTTACATTCAAACTAGAGTTGAGAACAATGAGGGGGTgtgattgaaacgtataaaattccAAAATGGCTGGACAGGCTCGATGCGGAAGGATTTTTCCGCTGGTTGATGGTCTCTATTCAGATGTCTCAACGTCAGGATTTGAGGTAggctgtttaggactgagatgaggaaacatttctttggAACATGTTCAGcgtgtggaatttgctaccacgtAAGGCTGTGGAGACCGGGTTACTGAGCACATTCAAGAAAAAATTTGATAAACTTTTGGGCAATAATGGCATCAAGGGCTTTGGAAAGAAATAGGGAATATGCAATTGGGACAGAGGATTGGCCACGATCATGTTGAATAGTAGATCAAGCTCAAAGGACCCAATGGCCTAATGCTGTACCTAGTTTCCATGTTTATTATGATTAGACCACAGATGGCATATTATGGTAACTTCATTTTGTGTTAATTATGAATCAGTTTTGTTTAATTACATTAAATGGAAGGCATTAAATAAGATTCGCTTGTTATTTCTTGTTAATTTCACTTATTAATTATTTTGGAGACCTCATCTTGAGATTTCGTCAGgagctaattttttttaattttcttggGCTCTTTTTGGTTTTCGGAGGCTACcttttcattctcactaactGTTACAGTGGCTGATACAATCTCATAATAACATTATCTGTTGAATGTCAAAAGATAAGTATTTGGACTCACACCACCAAAAATCATCAATCCTCTGTTTAACTTAAAGCCACAACACACAAAGAAAATGCGAATTTCTTAGACATGACTTTATTTAAACTGGCACAAGGCAACAGGCATAAGTTAATAATAAAAAAGGTTTTTTCAAAATAACTCTCACACACTTCTACACACCAACAGTCATCACACCTACCAAAGACTGGTGAGGTAACAGTACATGCATTTCCATTGCATATATACAAAGTTGATAGCTTTTAACCAGGCAGTTACTACTGCTTTTATTGCACCTCAGGCTTGAACCTCTGATTAAAATTTAGCCATTTAGCATTGTTTGTTACAACAGCAACCATCAGTTTCTATATATTGTATTTCCTGAACTGGCTTCTGGGATGTCAGGACTGATGCATGAAGAGTGACTGGAATGGTTAGGATGATATTCACTAGACACTAAAAAAATGTGGCTGGGATCTCATATGCactaataaaattctaacaggcctgcacaaggtaaatgcaggaaggatgttcccattgaccagggagtccagaacagaggtcacagtttaagaatataGGGAGTgccatttagaattgagatgaaaaaattcttcacctagagagtggtgagccagtggaattctctgccatataAAGCGgctgaggctaaaacattgtgatcagagataatgggaactgcagatgctggagaatccaagataacaaagtgtgaagctggatgaacacagcaggccaagcagcaccccaggagcacaaaaactgacatttcgtgatgaagggtcaaggcccgaaacgtcagtttttgtgctcctgggatgctgcttggcctgctgtgttcatccagcttcacactttgttatcaaggctaaaacattgaccgttttcaagaaggaatcaGATATAGTTCCTAAGGCTCATAGGCTCAAAGAGTATGAGTGGAAAGTGGGAATAGTGTACTGTGTTGGATGACCAGTCATGATGACATTGAATGGCTGATCAGACTTGAagggcttactcctgctcctattttcatgCTCCCATGTAACATTTGTGGCTTTAAGATAGGGATTTCACATTCGTTTGCAAGGAATTCATTACTTCCGTAATTTAAAATTTTTCGCTCACAGTTAGTTTGTTCGTTCATTTGTTGACTGGAATAAAACTGTTTACTGTGTTTTACAGCTTCCATCTCCCCTTTGCTGTCTGCACTTTTGTATTTTTGCAACCTCCTTTTTCTCTCCAAGCAGCATTCTCTCCACTCCCGCATTGCAGCCTCCCTCCCTTCCACTGACATGGAGACTCCTGCTCACCCCCAGCCCTCCTGTACCTCCCCTCTTGAAGCATTTATTTATCCTCTGCCCCTCTCTCAACCTTCTCATTTCACCCTTGCATCACCCGTTTCTCTGTCACTTCGCTGCTTGAAATTTGAAACTTCCTTCTCTACCTCACCCCTCTTGGAATGCTTCCCCAAGTTCTTTCAACTTCCCAGCCTTACTCAGTCCTGGACCCCACAAATGAAAGTTCTGTGACAGAAAGTTCAGCAAGAAGGTTTTCATGCCTGCTCTTTGCAAAACACATCCCAGCCTCAACCTTGGATAGCATTCTGTCCAACCCTTTTTGGGGCTATCAGAGGCAAATTCACTTTCCATTACCTTACATTTTGAGCTTTGAGATAAAGAAATATTTATCCAAGTTGTGGAGTATGTTGTGTTAGGAACTGAATTCTTGCAATGTTTCACTCAAGGAAAGGTAAGGCTGAGTCAAGATTATCCTCAATCGAATTGTTTTCTGGATAAAACAATAAAACTATGCCAAAGCTaagtgtgtatgcatgtgagtgtgctTCTGACATCAGAAGTTCAGCTAAAACAGAAGGATAACAGACTCTAGCTCAGAGCAGAAACTGAAGGAACtcaaattcttctttcttaacTTATCAGGAAACAAAGGAGACACTGGTGATCTCGGACCAAAAGGGGAAAATGGAGATCCAGGTAGAGTATCCAAAGCTTCTATTGGTGTACACCTGCTTTGTATCAAGTCTGTTTCTTTAATTATCTGTGTGATTAATGGCCTGTGTATATTCTCTTCAGGCTTACCCTGTGAGTGCGGCCCACTGAGAAAGGTAATTGGAGAAATGGACATTCTTGTGACACAATTAACAAATGAACTCAATTTCATTAAAAATGGTAAGTTTTATCACTTATACCAAGGTAGACCTCTTTGCCTATAGTGCTTTACCCCTTACTGTCGGACAATGCTTACTTTGTCTTTTACAGAAGATGGTTCAGTTATTAACCTTTCACACTAAACCAATTGCTAAATACAAACATGTGTACATTTAGGgttgtattccatttgcttttgATGTATTGTGCACTATAAGATGCTGCACATTGTTAAATAGAGCTAAATACAGTTATTAGAGTTTCTGTTCTGGGTACAATTGACAATCTGAGTGCAAATTGTGCTTAAAATTCCTGTTTTTCTGAAGTTACAGGTCAAGTTCTCACCAAATTCATTTGCATGATTACAAGTGCAAAATCTTCCGTGAATGGAGGAAATGGAGCAGTGTAACAGAATGTTATTATTTTTTCTTCCCTTGCATTAAAACATTCAGTTCTGTACTTAACAGTGgtaaactgatttttaaaatagcTGTAATTGAACACTTCCAATAAGTGTGAGGCCCATCATCTCAAAGAAAATCAATTTTAATTTGCTGAAAATTACTTAAAAACCATAAAGAATcatttatattcatttgcactgatCAGCTCCTTTCTAAATTGGCCTTCATTTAGTATGTAAAAATTTTTGAAACAAGCTGCTAGTGTCTACAGTCAAAAGACAGCTTAATTTGAAGAACCTCTTTGAACAAGCACAATCACGATTTTGATCTGGGTTGTTGTCAAATTTGTGGACTGAATCAGCTACTGTCTGATATTTTTTGAAAACACTATAAAAATTAAGGAAACTCAATTTAAACTTTATAAAACTTACTTACAAAACCTATTCACCTTTTACTGATTTCAGTGCAAACTGACAAAAACTCTTTGTTATGAAACTAAGTATAGAGGTGTTCAGAGGTTCTAGGTTTCAATCataaagttttaaaattttaccacatgaattttaccaacaacttgGCCATTACAATCGTTCTGCTCTTTGAAAGAGTTATTTATTTAGTGGCATTTATTTAGTCTTATTATTCTGAAAATATTAACTCACTTTCTTCCcactgtttttattcattcactgggcGTGGGTGTTAGTGGCAATGCCATTATGTGTTGCTCATCTTATTGGCTCTTGAGAATGGTTTGcaatcttcttgaactgctgttgtTTGAGTGGGATAGGtacagccacagtgctgttagaatgGGAGTTGcagattttgacccattgagGGAATAGAGAAttacttccaagtcaggaaagtGTGTAACTtggaggtaaacttgcaggttatgCCACTGTCTTTCTAAGTTGGAGAGGTTATGGCTTTGAAGTCTGCTGTagaaagagccttggtgaatttctgcagtgaatcttgcaATGGTCTGCTCTGTGTTGGTCATAAACAGACTGAATTAAAGGATGAGCTGCCATTCAAATGGaccactttgtcctggatagtgttaagctttttgagtgttgttggagttgtactcatctaggcaagtggagagtactcTGTCAGACTTGTATTTTATAGATGGTGGATTGATCTTCAGGTGTctagaggtgagttacttactgtaGAATCCTGATATGTTCTGTAACTTCATAAGGTACCCATGTCCTAATTATGCTCAGTTCATAATTAAAAGTAAAATTCtcatttctccctttcttcttttGGTGACAATCTCAAATTTCTTGCCCTCTAGTTACAATTTCACCAATAAACATGGTCAAATGGTATAAGTTGGACCAGATAAACTAAACTTAAGAGGATATAGATGTCACACTCTGATTATAATGGATGATGGtgttgtagtggtaatgtcaatgGATCCAGAGGCCTAGGCTAATAGGCTGGAAACATAGCAAGCGGAAATTTAGTTAACTACTAAATTGAATTAATTGTTAAAATTCTGGTATTGGGAGCTAGCCTCGGTAATGGTGTCGTGTGAGATATCATCAATCGTGGCAAGAActcatctggatcactaatgtcctttaaggagtTAAATGTGCTGTCTTTATGTGGTCTGGACAATATGTTACTCCGGATTCTCAGAAATGTGAGTTAGACTTCCATGTGAAATAGCTGAGCAAGCCATTGAATTGTAACAGATCACTAAAAATAGGtgccaacagcattgtgggagtACCTTCACCAGATGGATTGTGGTGGATCAAGAAAGTAGGTCCTCCGTTATCTTCTCAAGGAAAATTAAGAATGAACAACAAatttgccagcgatgcccacatgccatgaaaaAAACTATGCAGTATGGAATTTTATGTTTCCTATATAAGAACATGCTTACACTCATTAAATATACTCATTTTGATTGTTCCCTTCCTTACCAGCTTAAATCATAGTTTGCATGGGGGACATATGTATCTTTGTAAAGCTGCTTATATCTTATTAAATATAACAGAAATCAAAGTGCTCACTTTTCAGCACTGCCCTCCCCTGCAGCTGTTGCTGGAGTACGAGAGGTAGAGAATAAGATTTACCTACTGGTGAAGGAGGAGAAGAGGTACACAGATGCCCATGAGTATTGTCGTGATCGAGGAGGACTACTTATAATGCCTAAAGATGAAGCAACCAATAGCCTCATTGCTTCTTACATCAGCGAAGCAGGTCTCAGCAGGGTATTCATTGGTGTTAATGATCTGGAGGAGGAAGGCCAGTTTGTCTTTACAGATGGGTCACCCCTACAGACCTTCAACAAATGGCGTACTGGAGAGCCGAACAATGCCTACGATGAAGAAGACTGTGCAGAGATGGTATCTTCTGGGGGCTGGAATGATGTCACCTGTCATATTACAATGTATTTTGTCTGTGAATTTGATAAAGATGCTCCTTAATCCATGCCAGGTCCTGATGTTGTAGCATTATATTATTCCACATCCACGATGGAGAAATCAGTATTAGTTTTAAAAGCTATGATACCTCAATGGGGGAATGATTAAAACCAccagaatttttgttttataagCCTCATTTTCACTCGCATTCTTATACGTATTTTACAAGTAGGATAATATATTGAGTTTTAGCAGAGCCATTTTCTTGTGCTTTATAATTTCAATGAGCAAGACTAGAGGTAATTTGACATTGGATGACAGTTTAATGGGAGAAGCTTGATGAAGTCAATGAGAATGAAAATTTCTCAGATTTGTATAATGGATTATTAATCTGATATTACGTATTTTACACTGTCACAAACAAAATTACCAGTCAAACTCATCTCATTCGTTACTTAAGTTTCTCCTTCCTCATTTGCTGTTGGTTGGAACTTTCAATTTCTGTTTCAAAGCTGTAAATGACAAACTATTTCTTGCTGTTTTCGGCTCAACAATTCATAACCTGCTCAAAATGAACATTAAAGTGAGCTCTATTGTGATTCCTTTTCTTGCCTTTCCGTGCAAGAA
Above is a window of Stegostoma tigrinum isolate sSteTig4 chromosome 4, sSteTig4.hap1, whole genome shotgun sequence DNA encoding:
- the colec11 gene encoding collectin-11 isoform X2, which translates into the protein MNSGLVLLVFQIGLLFLSLIRSGESQHIADESCSVQILVPGLKGEPGEKGEKGEPGRLGKVGPVGQPGPTGEKGQKGAMGHPGKVGPAGLKGNKGDTGDLGPKGENGDPGLPCECGPLRKVIGEMDILVTQLTNELNFIKNAVAGVREVENKIYLLVKEEKRYTDAHEYCRDRGGLLIMPKDEATNSLIASYISEAGLSRVFIGVNDLEEEGQFVFTDGSPLQTFNKWRTGEPNNAYDEEDCAEMVSSGGWNDVTCHITMYFVCEFDKDAP
- the colec11 gene encoding collectin-11 isoform X1, whose product is MNSGLVLLVFQIGLLFLSLIRSGESQHIADESCSVQILVPGLKGEPGEKGEKGEPGRLGKVGPVGQPGPTGEKGQKGAMGHPGKVGPAGLKGNKGDTGDLGPKGENGDPGLPCECGPLRKVIGEMDILVTQLTNELNFIKNALPSPAAVAGVREVENKIYLLVKEEKRYTDAHEYCRDRGGLLIMPKDEATNSLIASYISEAGLSRVFIGVNDLEEEGQFVFTDGSPLQTFNKWRTGEPNNAYDEEDCAEMVSSGGWNDVTCHITMYFVCEFDKDAP
- the colec11 gene encoding collectin-11 isoform X3, which codes for MNSGLVLLVFQIGLLFLSLIRSGESQHIADESCSVQILVPGLKGEPGEKGEKGEPGRLGKVGPVGQPGNKGDTGDLGPKGENGDPGLPCECGPLRKVIGEMDILVTQLTNELNFIKNALPSPAAVAGVREVENKIYLLVKEEKRYTDAHEYCRDRGGLLIMPKDEATNSLIASYISEAGLSRVFIGVNDLEEEGQFVFTDGSPLQTFNKWRTGEPNNAYDEEDCAEMVSSGGWNDVTCHITMYFVCEFDKDAP
- the colec11 gene encoding collectin-11 isoform X4, whose protein sequence is MNSGLVLLVFQIGLLFLSLIRSGESQHIADESCSVQILVPGLKGEPGEKGEKGEPGRLGKVGPVGQPGNKGDTGDLGPKGENGDPGLPCECGPLRKVIGEMDILVTQLTNELNFIKNAVAGVREVENKIYLLVKEEKRYTDAHEYCRDRGGLLIMPKDEATNSLIASYISEAGLSRVFIGVNDLEEEGQFVFTDGSPLQTFNKWRTGEPNNAYDEEDCAEMVSSGGWNDVTCHITMYFVCEFDKDAP